The Roseimicrobium gellanilyticum genome contains a region encoding:
- a CDS encoding class I SAM-dependent methyltransferase, with translation MEIAAERKTIAKAISVRFATKFDQEWVKWKLTADPLFASLLPRLRAANLPVLDVGCGRGLLGFFLRECGHSAAYTGIDFDAAKIQAAQSVATQYTPPPQYHLLDARQPWPDTKGHVCLLDVLHYLPAAEQAQLLRQCASHLSPEGDLIIRSGIRDTSWRYRFTAGTDKIMAAFGLMKSPPVSYPTLEELGGVFEKAGLEIAEMQKPEKGSWFNNHLMVCRRKRS, from the coding sequence GTGGAGATTGCAGCAGAGCGCAAGACCATCGCAAAAGCCATCTCGGTCCGCTTCGCCACGAAGTTCGACCAGGAGTGGGTGAAGTGGAAACTCACTGCTGACCCACTCTTTGCATCCCTGCTCCCGCGGCTGCGTGCGGCCAATCTGCCGGTGCTCGATGTGGGATGCGGCCGTGGTTTGCTCGGCTTTTTCCTTCGTGAGTGCGGCCACTCCGCTGCGTACACAGGCATTGATTTTGATGCCGCCAAGATCCAAGCGGCCCAATCCGTAGCCACCCAATACACACCCCCCCCGCAGTATCATCTGCTGGACGCACGCCAGCCCTGGCCGGACACAAAGGGTCACGTGTGCCTGCTGGATGTGCTGCACTACCTGCCCGCAGCCGAGCAAGCACAGCTTCTCAGGCAATGCGCGTCCCACTTGTCCCCGGAGGGCGACCTCATCATTCGCAGTGGCATTCGTGACACGAGCTGGCGCTACCGCTTCACCGCAGGCACAGACAAGATCATGGCCGCATTCGGTCTGATGAAGTCGCCCCCAGTGAGTTATCCCACGCTGGAAGAACTGGGAGGTGTCTTTGAGAAAGCCGGATTGGAAATCGCGGAGATGCAGAAGCCGGAAAAGGGCTCCTGGTTCAACAACCACCTGATGGTGTGCAGGAGGAAACGGAGCTAG
- a CDS encoding VOC family protein: protein MQPTHRGLLHHLVITVSSVSRSAPFYGTMFRHLGYELGGSSYGGSYEYEDWRRMDQDTPHEISIVTADPKLAEVPHRRGAVGHHHHLAFCALDRADVDRFHADVLVPLEEKGLCTIEDAPCDCPEYGQGYYATFFADPDGLKYEFVSNPNHRRRHE, encoded by the coding sequence ATGCAGCCCACGCATCGCGGTCTCCTGCACCATCTCGTCATCACCGTTTCGAGCGTCTCCCGGTCAGCGCCCTTTTATGGAACGATGTTCCGTCATCTTGGGTATGAATTGGGAGGCAGCAGTTACGGTGGGAGCTATGAGTATGAGGACTGGCGGAGGATGGACCAGGATACGCCGCATGAAATCAGCATCGTGACGGCGGACCCCAAGCTCGCGGAGGTGCCGCATCGTCGCGGCGCCGTGGGACATCACCATCATCTGGCCTTTTGTGCGCTGGACCGTGCGGACGTGGATCGCTTCCATGCGGACGTGCTGGTGCCGTTGGAGGAGAAAGGGCTTTGCACCATCGAGGATGCCCCGTGCGATTGCCCGGAGTACGGGCAAGGATACTACGCGACGTTCTTTGCGGATCCAGACGGGCTCAAGTATGAGTTCGTGAGCAATCCGAATCACCGAAGAAGGCATGAGTAA
- a CDS encoding DUF6891 domain-containing protein, with protein MSKLQADQAYANQQIVHYVWAGFHSSEDIERTLLEDVFQPGDLDADWVRAGIDREFAKKLEQQIDWPEKTDCDRLDEVFAELEGQQLIALQNAGYTQSDGMEDMSEIWHERGAEKSGVVGYCFYHGQDLERVVKGEPLYLTYGDIAGDDARGVVIGELICRVLERHGFTTNWDRNIKTRMHIAGIDWKRRTPDY; from the coding sequence ATGAGTAAGCTGCAGGCAGATCAAGCGTATGCGAATCAACAAATCGTGCACTACGTGTGGGCAGGCTTTCACTCGTCCGAAGACATCGAGCGAACTCTACTGGAGGACGTTTTTCAACCAGGCGATCTCGATGCTGATTGGGTGAGGGCGGGTATCGATCGGGAGTTTGCGAAAAAGCTCGAACAGCAGATCGACTGGCCGGAAAAGACGGATTGTGATCGTCTTGATGAGGTTTTCGCTGAGTTGGAAGGACAACAACTCATTGCTCTTCAGAATGCCGGATACACACAGTCCGACGGCATGGAAGACATGAGCGAAATCTGGCACGAGCGAGGTGCTGAAAAATCCGGAGTGGTGGGCTACTGCTTCTACCACGGGCAGGATCTCGAGCGGGTCGTGAAAGGCGAGCCGCTGTATCTCACCTATGGTGACATTGCCGGAGATGATGCCAGGGGGGTGGTGATTGGGGAACTGATTTGCCGTGTCCTTGAGAGGCATGGATTCACCACGAACTGGGACCGGAACATCAAGACCCGCATGCACATTGCAGGCATCGATTGGAAGCGCAGGACTCCTGACTACTGA
- a CDS encoding phytoene/squalene synthase family protein — protein sequence MSEKTPSRAAPVGREIARRSKSNLAFALSTLPRQRKEDMMTFYAFCRVIDDIADEPVDTVEERQLALDEWKHGILHGFDAPDELQAEVAELPGRYPIDPALLAEIVNGVASDLVTTRYRTYEDLLAYCYKVACVVGLVSIEIFGYKNPVCKEYAVALGYALQLTNIIRDVAEDARNGRIYLPQEDLQRFGVTEADLLEGRHTPEFEALMQCEHDRARGFFSQAASLLPKEDRRHMLAAEMMGQMYGEILEKIRQRRFQVFGPRIGLSKLRKIAILGAYTAKGLLRTV from the coding sequence ATGTCTGAGAAAACGCCAAGCCGAGCCGCCCCGGTGGGCCGCGAGATCGCGCGCCGCAGCAAGTCGAACCTTGCCTTTGCGCTCTCCACCCTGCCGCGCCAGCGCAAGGAGGATATGATGACCTTCTACGCCTTCTGCCGCGTCATTGACGACATCGCAGACGAACCTGTGGATACCGTGGAGGAGCGGCAGCTGGCACTGGATGAATGGAAGCACGGGATCCTGCACGGTTTTGATGCCCCGGATGAACTGCAGGCGGAGGTCGCTGAACTGCCCGGGCGCTACCCCATCGATCCCGCTCTGCTTGCGGAAATCGTGAATGGAGTGGCCTCAGACCTCGTCACCACGCGCTACCGCACCTACGAGGACCTCCTCGCCTACTGCTACAAGGTCGCCTGCGTGGTCGGCCTGGTGAGCATCGAAATCTTTGGGTACAAGAACCCGGTCTGCAAGGAGTACGCCGTAGCGCTGGGCTACGCGTTGCAACTCACGAACATCATCCGCGATGTGGCGGAGGACGCGCGCAATGGCCGCATCTACCTTCCGCAGGAAGACCTTCAGCGTTTTGGCGTGACGGAGGCGGATCTTCTGGAAGGTCGCCACACGCCTGAGTTCGAGGCGCTCATGCAGTGCGAACACGATCGGGCACGCGGATTTTTCTCCCAAGCTGCCAGCCTCCTTCCGAAGGAGGATCGGCGTCACATGCTTGCCGCCGAGATGATGGGGCAGATGTACGGGGAAATCCTGGAGAAAATTCGTCAGCGCCGCTTCCAGGTCTTCGGTCCTCGCATCGGACTGAGCAAGCTGCGCAAGATCGCGATTCTAGGTGCCTATACGGCAAAAGGACTCCTGCGCACCGTTTGA
- a CDS encoding alpha/beta hydrolase, whose product MNTPQEHLISDASGAYSRKVWLMAAPEKLPATRLGVFLDGEYYVNHMNAPGMIGSLQQGEMILPMACVFVSHVDGAARHRDLTCNPEYAAFIARDVVGWARRRLPELAKGGHLIAGPSLGGLASAFTAVQYPQVFARCLSQSGSFWWKEEWLAKHLHQMPHAQSKFWLSVGDRETAFGVSHPPTGLRQEVTQIAACERFAKALATQNHRVLYRVFEGGHELSPWKDELPNALQWLLS is encoded by the coding sequence ATGAACACGCCCCAGGAGCACCTGATTTCCGATGCCTCGGGCGCGTACTCAAGGAAGGTGTGGCTTATGGCAGCGCCGGAGAAGCTTCCTGCCACACGCCTGGGAGTCTTTCTCGATGGGGAGTACTATGTGAATCACATGAACGCGCCCGGCATGATCGGGTCCCTGCAACAGGGGGAAATGATCCTGCCGATGGCATGTGTGTTTGTGTCGCACGTGGATGGTGCGGCGAGGCATCGGGATCTGACCTGCAATCCCGAGTATGCAGCATTCATTGCGCGTGATGTGGTGGGGTGGGCGCGAAGAAGACTCCCTGAACTGGCGAAGGGCGGCCACCTCATCGCCGGGCCAAGTCTCGGTGGACTCGCATCGGCGTTTACGGCGGTGCAGTATCCACAGGTGTTTGCCCGGTGCTTGAGTCAATCAGGTTCCTTCTGGTGGAAAGAAGAGTGGCTTGCGAAACACCTGCATCAAATGCCACATGCGCAGTCCAAGTTCTGGCTGAGTGTGGGCGACCGGGAAACCGCATTTGGTGTCTCGCATCCGCCGACAGGTCTGCGCCAGGAAGTGACGCAGATCGCAGCCTGCGAACGTTTCGCAAAGGCGCTGGCGACACAGAACCATCGCGTGCTCTACCGGGTTTTTGAAGGCGGCCATGAGCTCAGTCCATGGAAGGACGAACTGCCCAACGCGCTACAGTGGCTGCTTTCGTGA
- a CDS encoding polysaccharide deacetylase family protein, whose amino-acid sequence MTWRRLLRRTVILWNVAAPFAAIALVMSGLLWWALGLLMTGHALWLISTLIPACQWCGEVVTTLSQARGEKEPVGAESKEVWLTIDDGPHPEDTPRLLDLLDAHQARATFFFIGANAKKHRKLVRQVIKRGHEVANHTMNHPQYWYWAYGPGSAEREIDECQKVLSDVADVTPRWFRAPAGFKNPIVQQHVEKTGLRVAAWSARGHDGVVTDKERVLQRLYSEIQPGGIILMHEGRVADGGGRLAPQVLDELLKWLGEKGYRCVVP is encoded by the coding sequence ATGACTTGGAGACGACTCCTGCGCCGCACCGTGATTCTGTGGAATGTGGCTGCTCCGTTCGCGGCCATTGCCCTGGTGATGTCAGGGCTCCTGTGGTGGGCGCTGGGGCTCCTGATGACGGGTCATGCCCTGTGGCTGATCTCCACCTTGATCCCGGCGTGCCAGTGGTGCGGCGAAGTGGTGACAACCTTGTCACAAGCAAGGGGTGAAAAGGAACCGGTGGGTGCAGAGAGCAAGGAGGTGTGGCTGACCATTGATGACGGGCCCCATCCGGAGGATACGCCGCGGTTGCTGGATCTGCTGGATGCGCACCAGGCCAGGGCGACCTTCTTCTTCATCGGAGCGAATGCGAAGAAGCATCGCAAGCTGGTGCGGCAGGTCATCAAGCGCGGCCATGAGGTGGCGAACCACACCATGAATCATCCTCAGTACTGGTACTGGGCCTACGGCCCCGGATCTGCGGAGCGTGAAATCGACGAGTGCCAGAAGGTGCTGAGCGACGTCGCCGATGTCACACCAAGATGGTTCCGCGCGCCCGCAGGCTTCAAGAATCCCATCGTGCAGCAGCATGTGGAGAAGACCGGCTTGCGTGTCGCAGCTTGGTCAGCGCGTGGACACGACGGCGTGGTGACGGACAAGGAGCGTGTGCTGCAGCGATTGTACTCCGAAATTCAGCCCGGAGGAATCATCCTCATGCACGAGGGACGTGTGGCAGATGGTGGCGGTCGGTTGGCACCGCAAGTGCTGGATGAACTGCTAAAGTGGCTGGGTGAAAAGGGGTATCGATGTGTGGTGCCGTGA